gcaaaacgacatgtcgtttttatcGTCCCTGTCACCCAGATTTGACCCGTGGGTCTGCATCTCGGGTCTACGCGACCCGGTCATATAGACCATCTCCGGCCACCAAATCCGACTCTTTTTGAGGGGTTTTGCTCCACATCTCATCCTCTATCAATTTTCGGCCTCCATTTGGCTTAAAAAACtctcaaaatcaacaatcataTATACTTTTTTCTATGAAATTTTTTGGAAAAAATGGGTATCCATGGCCGAAAACACTCAAAAAAATTCCCCAACATTTTGTAAAAAAATCGTCTGAACCCATTGATGATTAATATACTAATTTTCTTCATAGCCCAATTCAAAATTTCATTgtgaaaaaaaattgacaaaaaattgGGGTATATGACAATAAGCTCTAAAATCAAAAGATctggctcttgataccaattgttatatataaaataatattatgagCATAAATCCATAAATCAGATTCAAATCAATATAGCATGCTCATACAACAATTCAGGAACGCATTTTATTTAGAGTATTGAATTGAATACATATAGATGAAACATACCTggcattgagtctccaatgttcatccttgaatctctcacgatctacacaaaacaatattagaaaaacaatacaagagagatcttatggagagcaacccttaccaaaccaTATGACACTGTTTGtttcccaacaacatatatgttcaatatatatgtctcaaatgccttcttaccctaaggggtatattgggcctattggacttatattatcagatatggtggattatgatttaatgggccaacctatagtctttagggtgctaccatgtgcctcaattgcaattagattaatattaaccatcccattacggtctttaactattcgtaggtACTCTAGAAAATTATTGTGATAAtaaaattatgtttgtaattatattagtccttataaaattctaacaaaatattaattaaaaagtcTTTAAAGAAGCTACAGTAGTACATAATAAATATGGCTCAACACTGTACTACATGTAAAATAGAGATGCATTATACATCATGCATTGTATGCTTTTTTACCCTTTATtagctacttttttttttttccaatttgaggTAGCATACCTCATTTATTGCGACTGCTCTTCGGGCACCAAAATTATATATTCTGTTTTCTTAGGGTATTTAAGTCATATACtttacattattttttttatttttaattttggtgGAATAGAAAATGGACTTctgcattttaaaaaatcattctTGCAGAAAGACTAGATGTATTGATTAAATTTTGACCTCGAGCATtcgaaagaagaaaaaagattgACCTTCGAAACACCGCGTGTTGGACACGGCTTCAGCACTTATGAAACGTTAATATTTATCTGTTGTACGAGGGTACGTATGGATCTAACCATGTGCATTATTAGTTTGCTCCCCAACAATATTAATTAATACGGTCGGTCATTTCCTATTTCTTAGAAAGATCTAGAGAAGCCTATTCAGAGTTAGTTTTCAATCACAAAGGAAGACTTATTAATTAGTCACAAAGTACTATGAAGtttcctcatcactactttcattCACACACTTCTCCTCATAGCGCTTATCTTAGGGGAAATCTCCATATATAATCGGCCTCACTTCAGTGTTTTCTCCTCCTTAACAATCTTTTTATCTATATATACTGCAATATTCATTATACGATTCTGAAAGAGCTAGCCACAAAGATGAAGGTTAATTTGTacttaatttgtttataaatatatatatgtatatttattaaaaactatctatgtatataattattaaaatctaataaatgtgataattttgaATATATTTCAGCAAAAGATTGTGATGAAGGTGCAAATGAATTGCAAGAAATGCCAGACCAAGGCACTCCAGGCTGCGGCAACCCGAGGAGGTAATAATTCCTAATTATTATTTGTCTACTAATTACCATATTAATCATATAGAGAGTTTCTTATATGAGATGAGTAGtgtaatatatttaaaattcataacgatattaataataattaatattgcCCAGGTGTAAACTTCGTGGGATTAGAAGGAGGAGAAGTGAAAGATAAAGTTGTAGTGATTGGGGATGGCGTTGACGCCGTTGACTTGGCCAAGACTTTGAGGAAGAAGTTGGGTGAAGCTCACATCATTAGTATAGCAGTTATCACCTAAATAATAGTAAATAGTAAATAGTAAATAATAACGACAgattcataaaataatttttctttttctatatTAAAAAAACATCCATCCCATGATCCAATCCCAacattcttcttttttttttcttttttccgtCTTGCGGTTATATATATTAACAGATATGCGAGATTCATATATAGAGAGAgtttttattatgtatttttttggGGGGGCACTTTTTAATTTAGTGAGACTTTTGGTAGGTCCTGTAATCTTTTTACCTGCCGTATACGTATTGATTAACAGTTAATGATcatgtttttttcttttctcttttagATTTTGGACGATCGTGTTCTTATATTCTATTAATAAAGAGTGcttaatttagttttttttataattattttaagggGAGCTTTTTCTGAGCTTCCCAAGACAAAGCAATccgaagaaggaaaaaaaatagaacaCAAAATTCACGCTGGGGTGGACATGTCTAATCCAAGTTTTGGGTTAAAACTTAAGATTCAAGAGATCGAAAAAACTTGAACAACTAGCAATATGTAATTTAGCAGTtcatttatatgaattatatttatatatcttttgagaaaataattgatATAAAATTATACTTAAGCAATATCTACAATAATATACATCCAAAATTCTTATATGTATAAAATACCCCGGTAAATAAAAAACAAGCAATATTTGACGTTTTATCTGTGTCAAAAAGGCAGCTAGAGGATATGTTTTGTAAATTCTATAATTGGCATTTtcattgaaatattttttttttaaaaaataaattggtggatttatttatttccttttattataatattcggAAATGTTTGGTTtctcttattataattttcagaaatatttggtttcctttttttgtgaattttggtttccttattgtctcattttgtttttaaagagaaaaagtatattgcaaatattcggtacttacccaaagttgtttttgaattatttgcttatatatttttcgtgcagctcaaggattgcaatcaggaaactggttcttaatgacATTAATGGTTGTTTCCTTTTTTAGCTTGTTTTTTATCCGTCACAAgcctgagctgtccccaccgatatcgcattTGTCGGATCATCattttctaaaaaaggcaactcttcatcaaatCAAGAATAACTactatgattcttgcctttattagaagaattctttctcagcctttatgagcacgaaaaatgactctataaatagggctctaaaggcagtgagaaaagtgaactcttagatgcattatttgtgagcataattgtaatatttgtgagagttcctctttgtattcaagatcataagtattcacgtgatcttgtagaaatatgtgtgtttagtttttagtggtgagtttataccatgttcgtgagtgaatacacattgtaatttgaacacaacttttgtagtcttcgggagaagatttttacaagccttgcgtcgggaggatgcaagcactcgctggccattgaagggagttcaagtggttgagtgtttcaatcaagatcagattagtgaagagaagtacaacaagttgcggcaaatctcaagagggagtcttgttttgtttaagtcaatgtttttgtacttgtgattctttattaatagGTTTTactctctgggcgtggccccaaggagtaggttatccgaaagggtttctgaaccttgtaaaaattcgttgtgttctttattgttttgcactgtctttttattgtgttcagtgtggtttctgtcccgacagaactgtattctgtgtaaacagttaattaccatttcacactttaattaattcacttagtttaattaatttggtaattactaaaaacggaatttcaattggtatcagagcgggtcactcatttctgagtgtgatcttggtttattccgtttattgttcttgttcttgcaatgtctatCTTTGTAGAAGGAGGATCTATCACTCGCCCTCCATTACTGAATGATACAaactatccatactggaaagtaaggatgaaagcttttatcaaatcccttgatgaaagggcttggagatcaatattgACCGGTTGGACACCACCTGTCGAGACAGATTTGAAATCCAGTAAGACACAGGtgaaatctgaacttgaatggtctaatgaagaagataaattgtcaatttacaataataaagctttacatgcaatttttaatggtgttggtgagagttatataaaattgatttcatcttgtgagtctgccaaagatgcttgggaaatccttcaaactcaatttgaaggaaccatagatgttaagcgatctaggcttgtaatgttgaccacaagatttgaaaaccttcgcatgtctgaaaacgaaaccctcactgagttttatgaagaattgtctgacattgctaatgaatattttgctttaggagaaaagttgtctgactctgtttggttaggaaaatttttagatctcttcctgacaggtttcaatccaagatcacagccattgaggaggtaaagaaccttgacaccttgaaagttgaggaattgatgggatctcttcgaacttttgaacttaatcaaaagatcCGCCAAGAGAAACCAATTGTTGTGAAGGAGAAAttgattgccttgaaatcttccaaagagaaaattgaaagctcagatgaggaagatgatgatgaaatgatcttgttatcaaaaaaaattaagaagtttatgaaaaagattggtaacaagaaaaacatatctaaatcctccaaaggtaataatttttcaaaaccttttgaatctactaataaaaaaggtattcaatgcagggagtgtgaaggttttggacatattcaagctgaatgtgccaataccttaaagaaaaataagaaggtcatggcagtcacttggagtgaccaagactctgaaagtagtgatgaggaagaaaattctaatcttgccttaacttctgttttttcttgcttacctctttctgtgcaggtgaatgagaaccttgtttgtttaaataatactatttcaacaGATGAGGGTTCCCATGGTGATTCGAATGAATCTGATTTGGATGAGGATTctttgaaagaatcatacaaaaacatgtatgatcaatggttgaaagtatgttcagataatcgtttgatggcaaacaataacaaagttctcaagAAGATAAATGAAGAACTTGACTCTATTGTTAAAGATTCTGAAATCAATCGTTTGTCTAATGAAGTTGATAAAATTGTGAAAGGTATCAAATTGCTTAATCATATAtttatggttttggatgatgttctGCTTACAAGTCAAAAAGCTTGTGATTTTTCCAGGTTAGGATCAAATGgatctaaacctaaaggaaaaacaATTTACATTTCTGGAAATCTTCCTATTGTTTCAACAACTGACCCTTCTGCAGGAACAACTCAATCTCATGTGGCATCATCTGTTCAATCTGTCACAACACGTGAGAAACAGATCcgaaattttgagaataaaaaaactggtcattttattccaatttgcaatttctgtggagtgaaaggtcatattcgacctaaatgttttaccttgatgaattttcttcacaaaaattactttaatcatcgtggtaatttgagacaaatgcccttgaagaaaaggtctccacctaagaaagtttgggtgaagaaaaataatttcaaatgtcttgctgcatttacttgtcttagaacatgtgcttctaactcttggttttttgatagtggttgttcaaggcatatgacaggtaacaaaagcatactcactaacttcaagactttgaaaaatggggaagtcacatttggagatggtaagtcttgtaaggtacttggtagtggCACTTTAAATTCTGAAGGACTACCAAAGTTACAAAATGCTGGTTTGGTTGATGGACTTAaaactaatctaattagtataagtcaaatttgtcaccaagacttgtttgtaaatttttctcttgataattgttttgtgcttgaccaagatggaaattgtgttttgaagggttataaatctgtcgataattgttacacattatctcaatcacacAATTGTCACACAATTACAAggagtgatactaatttgtgtcatgaaaaacatAATCATGTggattttaaaattttgagaaaaattggacgtatgagtcatgttcatgatttaccgaatttaagtaaatattcttttggtaaatgtgaaccatgtcgattgggaaaacatttgaaaatttcccatgaaaaatgtttcaatgttggagtgtgtgctcgcttccaagggaaccccatggagtctcatgtgactgctgtaaaaagaattattcgttacatcaataatactcttgatttaggcatttggtactccaaagaaacaaattctaaccttgtgtgttatagtgatgcagattgggcaggaaacactgataaTCACAAAAATACAAGTGGTGGTtatttttacttaggaaacaatttggtctcctggcatagtaaaaaacaaaactccatctccttatcaacagccgaagctgagtacattgctgctggaagctgttgtactcaacttttgtggatgaaacaaatgttggctgactatgggtttgatcttaaatctttaaccattttttgtgataatataAGTGCTTTTAATATCTCCAAAAACcatgttcagcactctcgcaccaaacatattgacattcgtcatcattttattagggagcttgttgaaaacaaaacattgattttagaatatgttgagactaacaaacaaattgcagatactTTTACTAAAactttagacacggtcagatttgattccctcaggaaatccttgggggtttgttttatttgaaatttccaataaattgattatcttgccttgcattTGTGTTtgcgtaaatctcttgtcctgtttggaagaaatttgatgagcatatttttttgtattttagaaaatgattgTTATAAGTCCTATACTCTGTTGGAATAAAAagccatatttgaaaaattatagaccatccaatttatatttgatcaaaccATTATGTTTGTTTGAGCATtcctaatccagtttctttttcaggctccattttggaaaagagctacctatactgatgtgtgaaagccgacactgagtaagttggtaccaggtaattagcaattatattggaggatactctaccagtgtaaagggctaccatcagtataagagttatagcctccattatggttacaatttgaaaaaggctaaaatcgccaaatatgggcaatgaccctagctttaaaaggccaaaaagaaacgccaaattgcttacacatgcacacacacatacCTGTTGACTAGTCTGTGTAAGTTGGCTGTAAggctcatacatataatgaattgattcaaatatgttttgtgattggtatatttttcgaattatggtctcttagtatttgatttataactcatttttctaatttgtgaaaaatatggttatcttgtttcttttgaacagaacttggcatttacatggacacatatggtatggcaatttacactctattttcggcaattttgtaataaaaatttgaaaaataaaatctgttatctaccgtgtacttaaaaaaaaaggtttgaaaaaaaaaattgatgcaatttatttgttttatcacaatatattctaaaaatattcaaaaagtttccaattttgaggtgtgaaagaatttgttttaaaaagggagatattttggcatttatcactaaaaatccggttacccatttttggttacccattttttaacttgcctcatttgtgtatcgaatactttatatattcggagtccctttggttgttttataatcagtgttttcttgttaaatctctcacatataaccgaagtgtttagggtttctttctttgtgtgtttcacttgtttctctcttagcagccatgaagactcgaggCCGTGGTTCATCTTCCAAGTCCGTGAAGTCTCAACAGGAGACACTTCCTGAATCTGTTCCCACTGCCACTCCTTTGTTCCCAGCATCAATTCCTGCTGTCTCTCCTACTCCAGGTCGTCGCTctaaaaccacagcaagaaagaaggttcttgatgtacccaaaacgggtatgttttaaatatttatactcgcaagcgcacgaatcgtatatggaatatagtgttcgtgtaagcacgagatcgaacccaaaggagttgtctaaaattgaaaagagaactattttaaaccaaaattaataaattctaacctaattccaaagattgatgagatttttgtataataaaaataaaataaaagataataataaagaaattgaaggcaatatatatatatatataactaaattaaaagtagaaatcaagatggtaaaataagattattaaggattagaatccacaaaatataagttcaataatatttataagtatattgattcccaagttttagtgatagttaaaataaatcaaactatcattttccaaatagatttataattttaagcacaaattgcTTCTTAAAAagagataagatttttcttcacttttcaaaattataatttcaaagcatttagtgtaaatcaatctaatgaaataacaaataaatcaatgaacattatttataaggcaaaacataatatttttgttctaagcatggatgtgtacaatttaatgacacatcttacacaaagaatattatgttttagcactaatgaagaacaaaaagtgtaaatatgtgctaacaatccaaaatacataatatttaagatgaaagaagatatttgaagaagaaaattccataaactttgttgcacaaaatggaaaatcaacatacaaaataaattctatctagttacaaattgtttcatcatcaccttaataatcttaaaaagattagaaacacaaaactagaataacaaatacaaactaagaattgcaaacataaataggaaaatttggaggatgaacccccaaatttttcctctaaaaatacatagaaaataaccaaaaagaagaagaagatgaagagaatggagaggttttaaaatgtgtagagtttttggtatggtaacctcctcctaaaaatggacaccctaaatggtcttcaaaactccatatttatagccaaaatgaggcattaaaataatcaatttaaattaattaaattaatataattaattataatatggcaaataggggtaaattatagggtgtaataataatgttttggggtaaaatgtgtagaaagtggggtaaaaatgttgtatttttagaCAAAAGGAGCAAGGGAACATAAtgcatttgttgggctcaagagccACAAATGGGGCTGGTGGCAGGCTTAGGGGCAGCTGATTTGGGCATGGTAGTGGGCAGAGGCGGCTGGGTGAGAGAATGGCAGGCCTTCAGATTGGGCTTGGAAGAGGTCTTCCTGCTGGGTCACGTGGAAAGGAGCTGGGGCATTGATGAAGGCAGTAGGTGGAGTCTTTGGCTGGAAGAGAAATGGTGATGTTGGCGCGTGGAGGGAGCTTGGTGCTTTGCTGGAGGAGCAGGGGGCAGCACGTTGAGAGGCACGGGCCTGGAGCTGGAAGAGGTTCGGCTGGGAACTGGCCAGGCGGGCCTGGGCCGTGGGGCCTGAGGTGGCAGCAGCTGGAAGTGCTGAAGGAGCTGGAGCTTCGGGCCTGAAGGCTGGGCATGCCCACAGCTGGGAAAATGCCAATTTCCTTTGCTATTCTTCACAAAAATGCCatcttttttcatcattttcattgcttttcaagagcataaattccctacaaaataaatataaaataaatcataatacaatattttcaattataaaataaatcaatttaattctttgaaattattaattataacttaattatattttacatttaagttcaataatacaacatttttttaccactaataattcaaataattaactacaacattttacaacaaaataattataaaaacacacaaaagtatataaaatcatgataagactaataaattcaaaattacttaaaaacttaataaattatttaaaaactcaagaattaagcaacaattaacacataaaaagtggtaaaataactctattttgtagagttatcacttctTGCTCTTTCGGGTCCTATAAGTTCATCTGTTCTTGGTGCTTCTAGCAAAGGAGTTACGTTCCCGAATTTGGATGCTGAGCCAATCCCAGCCTCGGCGGTTTCACTCGCCTCTCCTAAAGGTCAAATAAAAGCCAAACCGACCTTGGCAACTAGTCAATCCAAATCTATTTCCACTAAAGCTATGTCTGATCCATCTGATCATGATTCGGAATCCTCGCTATCTCCTGATGTGttgacacccaaggcaaagggcaaacgTAAGACCAAAGCTGGTGGAAcgaagaaagggaagaagaccaaAGTGACTCAATCTaaaggtaccagctccatctctgactcatctcctttatctcgttttaaattaaaggccaaaatcaaccctcctccatgcacctcatcggaggatgtctctcccgagatggaagactctcagcctgagttagacccttccttgaccgagccaaatcctgaagttcctcttgatgatttggctgaggagactgaatctgaagCAGACCCATCTGAAGCCTCTCCTGTTGCATCAGACCCAAAAGGCACCACTCCATTGGCATTTCCCGAATTGCATTCCAAACTTGCGAAGCAAAAAGGTGCTCCTGTTcgtacctcaggttctttcaaagcccattctcttacattctgttttaatgataatgagaagaacatgcaATTTTATGACCATCGTCATTTTATAAGTGAGCGCAATtttctttttgctcctcatcgtgtttttggggtattGCTTACTTTAGAAGAAAAAGGTTGGTTGCGATCCttgtctgggtttgatgggtttgtgcctcgggttgttaaagaattttatgcaaattttaaTGATGAGTTATTAGACCAATCTTCTTTTATGTTCCATAAATTttatgttaggggtcattggtataattttagcccgtccgAAATTGCTAAGGATCTCAATCTCGTCCCTgtggagattgatgattctattgaatttgcaaaggaccaagttttgtctgaactggttggtcaagctatggtgtgggaaccgagCACCTCTCTTCGAGCCACCGATCTCACTCATtattatggtgctcttttcaaaatttccatgtttaattggatgcctaccacacATTCCTCCACCATCACACATGACATGGCCTatctattgttcaaaattggtaCTGGAGTCACCATAGATCTTGCAGCTGTTATTTTTGACCAAATCATGTCCTTAAGTGGTGCCAAACGTAAGgggcaacacttgatgtttccacaggtcatttacaaacttttggactctcaacgTCCCCTGAAGAAGTCTcatgagaccttgacttctcccTTGGTTGGTCCCACCTATGCAGTCAAAGATGAACATCCTCCATCCACAGCTCGGAAAGTCAAAGGAATTAATCTTGCTGGTCCTGCTTCTGGCAATGTTGTGACCGACTCTCCTACTGTCCCAACAGATCTTGCTGCTGTCCAGACAGGGATTCAAAGTCTTTCTAACCGGTTCTCTCAAATGGAGGAAACTCAGCGCAACATTCTCGCTTCATTGGCCATTCTCAATGCATCCAACTCTCCTGCCCCATGATGATCCCAGTACCTTTGATCTATTTTACTTTTTTTAGTTGTCAAGGAACACTTAATGagtctttcttttggtttcatttacttgttctttggcattttttcagacaatgagggggagagagtaactctatttttttgGCACTTTGATTATGTTGACCTGCTGTTTCATATTGGTTTTTGTTAACTGTGCTTTGGTTATCTAtagcagggggagtcattttttgatcattttgtgactcttatgttttttagcacttacttgtgttttgcagggatcttttaaaaatagatattccttgtctataaaattgccaaagggggagattgtaaatccaataattggcatttttatagaaatatctttttcttaaaagataaattggtggatttagttgtttccctttattataatatttagaaatgtttggtttcccttattataattttcagaaatatttggtttccttattgtctcattttgcttttaaagggaaaaagtatattgcaaatattcggtacttacccaaagttgtttttgaattatttgtttatatatttttcgtgcagctcaaggattgcaatcaggaaactggttcttaatgacATTAATGGttatttcctttttgagcttgttttttatccgTCACAGGTCTCAGCTGTCCCCACcaatatcgcatctgtcggatcaacattttctaaaaaaggcaactcttcatcaaatCAAGAATAACTactatgattcttgcctttattagaagaattctttctcagcctttatgagcacgaaaaatgactctataaatagggctctaaaggcagtgagaaaagtgaactcttagatgcattatttgtgagcataattgtaatatttgtgagagttcctctttgtattcaagatcataagtattcacgtgatcttgtagaaatatgtgtgtttagtttttagtggtgagtttataccatgttcgtgagtgaatacacattgtaatttgaacacaacgtttgtagtcttcgggagaagatttttacaagccttgcgtcgggaggatgcaagcactcgctggccattgaagggagttcaagtggttgagtgtttcaatcaagatcagattagtgaagagaagtacaacaagttgcggcaaatctcaagagggagtcttgttttgtttaagtcaatgtttttgtacttgtgattctttattaatagGTTTTactctctgggcgtggccccaaggagtaggttatccgaaagggtttctgaaccttgtaaaaattcgttgtgttctttattgttttgcactggtcccgacagaactgtattctgtgtaaacagttaattaccattctgcactttaattaattcacttggtttaattaatttggtaatcactaaaaacggaatttcatgtTTCATCATATTTAAGTGTATTTTATCCTATAAATATACTAGGTAAAAATTATGTGCAAGTCATATTTGCTTATTATTAAAGTTATAAACATACTTATTCAAATATGTCAACTCCCTTCTTAGAAAAAAACTCATaagtaaggtaaaatataagagaactca
This genomic interval from Humulus lupulus chromosome 8, drHumLupu1.1, whole genome shotgun sequence contains the following:
- the LOC133794684 gene encoding disease resistance protein Pik-1; this translates as MKQKIVMKVQMNCKKCQTKALQAAATRGGVNFVGLEGGEVKDKVVVIGDGVDAVDLAKTLRKKLGEAHIISIAVIT